One Palaemon carinicauda isolate YSFRI2023 unplaced genomic scaffold, ASM3689809v2 scaffold166, whole genome shotgun sequence genomic window carries:
- the LOC137635743 gene encoding zinc finger protein 813-like isoform X1, protein MMNSEPPFEFSMKSEIEDLFSPAVDPENNYMTGSVALFNDGALFLDPKMEVKVEPEIFDSSESYSKNSYEYDASVSENGSLSCKENVDDEESVDTYLGTAVKEDKGKEKGRLSCVISGRELLQKDILNQEVNQIKEKEIKKRIFGNVNSNALARKRCTCIECGKTFSNKYNLAVHLRNHTGEKPYKCDVCCKAFTCKQYLTDHLRIHTRDRPYKCNVCSKTFKIKKNLIPHLRVHTGEKPYKCDICSKTFIKKPELTTHSRIHTGERPYKCNVCSKTFITKQCLNKHSRIHTGERPYKCNVCSKTFITKSILTRHLRIHTGEKPYKCDVCSKTFNTKHNFTIHSRIHTGERPYKCNVCSKTFITKQCLNKHSRIHTGERPYKCNVCSKTFITKSILTRHLRIHTGEKPYKCDVCSKTFNTKHNFTIHSRIHTGERPYKCNFCSKFFTSKKYLSKHKKSHERSIPMS, encoded by the coding sequence atgatgaattctgaaccaccttttgaattttcaatgaaaagtgaaattgaagatttattttcacctgcagtcgatccagaaaataatTATATGactggcagtgttgctctctttaatgatggcgctcttttcttggatccaaaaatggaagtcaaagtagagccagaaatatttgattccaGCGAAAGCTACTCgaaaaattcctacgagtacgatgcatcagtgagtgaaaacggttcattaagttgtaaagagaatgtcgatgatgaggaaagtgtagacacttacttagggacagctgtgaaagaggataaaggaaaagaaaagggaagactttcatgtgtaatcagtggaagagaattattacagaaagatattttgaatcaagaggtgaatcaaataaaggagaaggagataaaaaaaaggatctttggtaatgttaactccaatgctctagctagaaagcgatgcacatgcattgaatgtgggaaaacgttttctaataaatataatcttgcagtgcatttaagaaatcacacgggagagaagccatacaaatgtgatGTCTGTTGCAAAGCATTTACTTGCAAACAATATCTCACtgaccatttaagaattcacacgagaGATAGGCCAtataaatgtaatgtctgtagcaaaacatttaaaataaaaaagaatctcattccacatttaagagttcacacaggagagaagccatacaagtgtgatatttgtagcaaaacatttattaaaaaacCAGAACTCACtacacattcaagaattcacactggagagaggccatacaaatgtaatgtctgtagcaaaacatttattacaaaacagtgtctcaataaacattcaagaattcacacgggagagaggccatacaaatgtaatgtctgtagcaaaacatttattacaaaatcaattctcactagacatttaagaattcacacgggagagaaaccatacaagtgcgatgtctgtagcaaaacatttaatacaaaacataatttcactatacattcaagaattcacactggagagaggccatacaaatgtaatgtctgtagcaaaacatttattacaaaacagtgtctcaataaacattcaagaattcacacgggagagaggccatacaaatgtaatgtctgtagcaaaacatttattacaaaatcaattctcactagacatttaagaattcacacgggagagaaaccatacaagtgcgatgtctgtagcaaaacttTTAATACAAAACATAATTTCACtatacattcaagaattcacacgggagagaggccatacaagtgcaatttctgtagcaaattctttacttcgaaaaaatatctcagtaaacataagaaatcacatgagagatctattccaatgtcatga
- the LOC137635741 gene encoding zinc finger protein 813-like, producing MMNSEPPFEFSMKSEIEDFFSPAVDPENNDRSGSVALFNDGALFLDPKMEVKVEPEIFDSSESNLKNSYEYDASVSENGSLSCEENVDDEESVDTYLGTAVKEDKGKEKGRLSCVISGRELLQKDVLNQEVNQINEKEIKKRIFGNVNSNALARKRCTCSECGKTFSNECNLTVHLRIHTGEKPYKCNVCSKTFSSQYRVTKHLRVHTGEKPYKCNICSKTFTQKHNLIVHSRLHKGEKPYKCNICSKTFNTKSYLTIHSRIHTGGKLYKCDVCNKTFNTKSHLTYHLRIHTGEMPYKCDVCSKTFITKQCLTIHSRNHMGEKPYKCNVCSKTFITKQSLSIHLRIHTGEKPYKCDVCSKTFNTKSHLTVHLRIHTGEKPCKCNVCSKTFITKSILTRHLRIHTGEKPYKCDVCSKTFNTKSQLTVHSRIHTGEKPYKCDVCSKTFNTKQQLTRHLRVHTGEKPNKCNVCSKFFTSKKYLTKHKKSHERSIPVS from the coding sequence atgatgaattctgaaccaccttttgaattttcaatgaaaagtgaaattgaagatttcttttcacctgcagtcgatccagaaaataatgataggtctggcagtgttgctctctttaatgatggcgctcttttcttggatccaaaaatggaagtcaaagtagagccagaaatatttgattccagcgaaagcaacttgaaaaattcctacgagtacgatgcatcagtgagtgaaaacggttcattaAGTTGTGAAGAGAATGTcgatgatgaggaaagtgtagacacttacttagggacagctgtgaaagaggataaaggaaaagaaaaaggaagactttcatgtgtaatcagtggaagagaattattacagaaagatgttttgaatcaagaggtgaatcaaataaatgagaaggagataaaaaaaaggatctttggtaatgttaactccaatgctctagctagaaagcgatgcacatgcagtgaatgtgggaaaacgtTTTCTAATGAATGTAATCTTACtgtgcatttaagaattcacacgggagagaagccatacaaatgcaatgtctgtagcaaaacattttcttcGCAATACAGAGTCACTaaacatttaagagttcacacgggagagaagccatacaaatgtaatatctgtagcaaaacatttacccagaaacaCAATCTCATTGTACATTCAAGACTTCACaagggagagaagccatacaagtgcaatatctgtagcaaaacatttaatacaaaatcatatctcactatacattcaagaattcacacgggagggAAGCTatacaagtgtgatgtctgtaacaaaacatttaatacaaaatcacatctcacttaccatttaagaattcacacaggagagatgccctacaagtgcgatgtctgtagcaaaacatttatcaCAAAACAGTGTCTCACTATACATTCAAGAAATCacatgggagagaagccatacaaatgcaatgtctgtagcaaaacatttattacaaaacaaagtCTGTctatacatttaagaattcacacgggagagaagccatacaagtgtgatgtctgtagcaaaacatttaatacaaaatcacatctcactgtacatttaagaattcacacgggagagaagccatgcaaatgtaatgtctgtagcaaaacatttattacaaaatcaattctcactagacatttaagaattcacacgggagagaagccatacaagtgcgatgtctgtagcaaaacatttaatacaaaatcacaGCTCACTgtacattcaagaattcacacgggagagaagccatacaagtgtgatgtctgtagcaaaacatttaatacaaaacaacaactcactagacatttaagagttcacacgggagagaagccaaaCAAGTGCAACGTCTGTAGCAAATTCTTTACTTCGAAAAAATatctcactaaacataagaaatcacatgagagatctattccagtgtcatga